The nucleotide window TGAGCATGCTCGACCTGAGCTTCAACACGACCACCAAGCTGTGGAACGTAACGGCCAAGCACCCCGTGAACTTCGGCCCCGTGGTTGGCACGTTCAACAACTGCTCGGGCGGCGTGACGCCCTGGAACACGGTAATTACCTGCGAGGAAAACGCCCCGACGGCTCCCACCGACAGCAACGGCGACGGCTACATGGATTTTGGCTGGAACGTGGAAATTGACCCGGCTACCCACGCCGTAAAAGACCAGGACGGCAACGGCACGCCCGACAAGCTCTGGCGCATGGGCCGCATCAAGCACGAGAACATCGTGGTAGCCCCCGACCGCCGCACCGTCTACGAAGGCGCCGACGACGGCTCGGCCAACAGCTTCGTGTATAAATACGTGGCCACCACGGCCGGTCAGCTGGGCAACGGCAACTTGTACGCCCTCAAGCTCGACGGCACGGTAGCCACTGCCACCACCGGCACCTGGATTCAGATTCCGAACAGTACGCCGGCCGAGTGCAACAACACCACGGCTTCGGCCCTGGCCCTGGGCGCCACCAGCTTCAACGGCGTAGAAGACATCGAAATCAGCCCGGTTACCGGCCAGATCTACTTTACCGCCAAAGGCCCCGGCACTACTTACCGCTTCACCGACGGCGCGACGGTTAGCAACTTCGAGATTTTCGTGGGCAACACGCCTACCGTTACCAACCGTACCTACCCCATCAACTACGGCACGGCTACCGTGAACGAGGCTTGGGGCACTGGCAACGACAACCTGACTTTCGATTCCCAGGGCAACCTCTACGTGCTGCAGGACGGCGGCCGCAACCACGTGTGGGTAGTGCGCCCCTGCCACACGGAGGCCAACCCCGCCGTGGAGGTGTTTGCCGTAACGCCCAACGGCTGTGAGCCCACGGGCATGACCTTCTCGCCCGACGAGAAATTCATGTTCATCTCCATGCAGAACCCCGCTACTACCAACACCCTGGCTACGACGGATGCCGCCGGTCAGTCGGTCGTATTCAACAAGTCGACTACCCTGGTTATCAGCCGCAAAGGCATACTGGGCACGACGCTGGCCACGGAGAAAGGCCGCCCCGAACTGGCCAAGGCCGACGTATTCCCCAACCCCGCTACCGGTACCGAGCTGACCGTGGAGCTGACCAACAACCGCAAGGAAACGGCCACGCTGCAGGTGTATAACAGCCTGGGTGCCCGGGTGCTGGAGCAGACGACCACGCTGAACCAGGGCCTCAACAGCCTGCGCGTACCGGTAAGCAAGCTGCGCAGCGGCCACTACACGCTGGTGGTGAAAACCGCTACCACGTCCACGACTCGTCCCTTCATCAAGCAGTAGTGAGGCTGGTTCGAATTCTTCAACTTCTGGTTTTTCTTGGTGTTGCCCGGCAGGTTCTGCCGGGCAACACCTGCTTGGCCCAGTGCCCTAATCCGGCCGCCTTTACCCTGGCCGATGCCCTGAGCCGCCCGGCCTGCGTGCGGGAACTCAACGTGCGGGGCCAGAGCCTGGAGCTGCTGCCGGCCAGCGTGGCCCGCCTCGGCAGCCTGCGCCGCCTTTATGCCCACGAAAACCACCTGCGCCACCTGCCGGCCAGCCTTACCGAGCTCGACAGTCTGCAGGTGCTGTTCGTCAACAAGAACGGCCTGCTGGATTTGC belongs to Hymenobacter cellulosilyticus and includes:
- a CDS encoding alkaline phosphatase PhoX — protein: MKPTLTLFSAAVLASLAARAQTPCPTLPTDHISRFTSVLPSTQPQDLRIPATHTFQMLLQGGAAYSTAADGNVKESFDFTGYVPINGSSANGYLSVNHEGSSMATSGVSMLDLSFNTTTKLWNVTAKHPVNFGPVVGTFNNCSGGVTPWNTVITCEENAPTAPTDSNGDGYMDFGWNVEIDPATHAVKDQDGNGTPDKLWRMGRIKHENIVVAPDRRTVYEGADDGSANSFVYKYVATTAGQLGNGNLYALKLDGTVATATTGTWIQIPNSTPAECNNTTASALALGATSFNGVEDIEISPVTGQIYFTAKGPGTTYRFTDGATVSNFEIFVGNTPTVTNRTYPINYGTATVNEAWGTGNDNLTFDSQGNLYVLQDGGRNHVWVVRPCHTEANPAVEVFAVTPNGCEPTGMTFSPDEKFMFISMQNPATTNTLATTDAAGQSVVFNKSTTLVISRKGILGTTLATEKGRPELAKADVFPNPATGTELTVELTNNRKETATLQVYNSLGARVLEQTTTLNQGLNSLRVPVSKLRSGHYTLVVKTATTSTTRPFIKQ